A window of Flavobacterium branchiarum genomic DNA:
CTGTAGCAGCAATTACAAATCCAGATGTTACAGCAACACCAACAAACCCAAAATGTAAAGGTGAAAGCAATGGATCTGTAACATTGTTAGGTTCATTGGGTTCTGGCAGTTATAAATATAAATTTAATTCAACCAGTTTTACTGATGAAACTATTTATACTGGTTTAAAAGCAGGAGTTAGTTATCCATATCAGGTTATGGATACTAATGGGTGTGTTTCGGAAGTGAAATACATCGAGTTATCTGAACCGGATGTAATAACACCTACGGTTCGTATATCAGAACAATATACTTGTGAACACAAAGCTACAATTACAGCCTCTGCAACAGGAGGTAATGGAACGACTTATACTTACGTTTTAAATATTACCAGAAATAGTGTAACAACTACAAAAACAAACACTACAGGTATATTTGAAGATTTAACTGATGGAAGTTATTCAGTTACAATTAGCGATAGCAAAGGATGTACTGTTACCGAAACTGGTGTTACTATCGCAAAGTTAGATCCACCTACGGCAATGGTAATTAAAAATACAGATCTTAAATGTCCATCTAATGAAGTAGAAGTTGAAATAACTAGTGTAACAGGAGGAACGTTACCGTTTCAATATGCAATACAGCCAGCAGTAGGAGCAACAATAAGTTGGCAACCAGAGAATAAATTTGAAAAATTAGCTCCAGATACGTATACATTTATGGTTAAAGATGCCAAAGGATGTATTTACTCAGCTCCACATACTATTAATCCTTTAGTACCAGCCGTTATAAGAGGCGAGGTAGTTAAAGATGTTTCTTGTTTAGGAGAATTAAATGGTAAGGCAAAATTTACAATTACAGGTTTGGGTAATGATGTTGATTACTCGTATACAATTGATGGTGGGACTGTAGTTACAGGAAAAACACTTCCTGCTCCAGCATCAACAACACTTATTGTAAATGCAGATAATCTAGCAAAAGGCGAGCATACATTAACTCTTACGGTTACAGCAACAAATTGTCCGTATTCAGGTAAAGTGGAAATCTTAGCTCCGGATGATGAATTTAAAATAACGCCAACAACAGTTACACCACAAACTTGTATTACTCTAGGTAAAGCTGTGGTTAATACAACAGGAGGTTGGGGAGGTAATAGATATACTATTACACTACCTGATGGAACAACAAAAGTGGGACCACAAGACAGTAACACTTTTACAAATTTAACTGCTACAGGGGAGTATAATGTACTTGTAGTAAATTCAAAAGGTTGTGAGGTTACAGGTGTGTTTACATTAGATCCAATAGTTGAGCCTAAAGCTGATATTGATGCTACTTCAGACTTATGTTATGATTTGGTTAATAAAGCAACTATAGTTGTAAAACCAGCTATTGATCCATCTCCAACATACGTATATAGTATTGATGGAGGAATTAATTATCAACCTTCGGGAACATTTTCTGATTTAATTCCAGGAGATTATGTTGTAAGAGTTTGGGATAAAGCAACGGGTTGTAAAATTGATTTACCATCTAAGACAATTGCCAAACAATTAACGGCATCAGTAAAAGTTACAAAAGAGGTTGATTGTACTACTACACCAGATGTTATCATTGCAGGTGAAGTATTTGAAGGTACTGCGCCTTACACTTATACCGTATCTGTAAATGGTGTTGCAGAGCCTGGTGTTACAGATATAACCGATAATAAATTCTTGTATACAAACGTTGTTGCCACAACAGCTAATGGTAATACAGAATATATATTTGAAATAAAGGATGCAATTGGATGTATAACGACTTCTACAGTTATTGTAAAACCAAAAACAGATCCTGTATTCACGGCTACAGCAAATTCTAGTATTTTATGTAATGGTGCTGATTCAGGCTCAATTACTGTAGATATAGACACTAATTTTGGAGTTGGTCCTTATGTAATAGATGTTTACAACAAAACTACTAGTACCCCTTATTTTACACAAACAACAGGGCTTCCTGCTGGTGAGTATAGGGTTACAGTAACAGATTCAAAATCTTGTTCTTTTATAAAGGATGAAGATATTAGTATTGTGGAACCGGATCCTATTGTTGCAGAATACAGGGTTACACCTATTACTTGTGGTGCAAATGGGGTTTCATTAGGAAAAATTTTTATTGATCGTGTTACTGGAGGTACAAAAAACTACACTTACCATGTAACTGGGCTTAATTATAACGAAGAGCGTCCAGATAAAGATGGTTCAGGGGAATTTTTTGAAATTGTAGATTTTGGTTACTATGAAATTACAATCACAGATAAAAATGGATGTTCAAAAGTTATATCTGATATATTAGTAGCATCTCCTCCGGATGATTTAGATATTGAAGTAAAAGCACCACCTGCGGATTGTTCTACTGGAGGTAGCGCTGTCGTATCTATTGGCCTGCCTGTTACTGGAGGAACTATTACTGGAGATGGCCCTTTTTATTTTGCTATTTATGATGGTAGTAAACCAAATTTCCCTGATCCGGTTGGTGCATTTGCTTGGTTGCCTGAAGATGGGCCTAAAAGTAAGAAAGCAACTTTCAATAATTTAACTCCTGGGGTTAAATATACTTTTATTGTATACGATAGTGATGCTGCTCATGGTGGTACAGGTAGTGGATGTTATTATTATGAAACAGCTGAAGAAAAAATCCCTACTAATTCTGATTTAGAAATAGATAATTTACAAGCTAAAAATATTACTTGTTTAGGCGCTGACAATGGTAATGTAACGTTAAAAGTTTCTAGCCCTTATACAGTACCAACAGATGTTAATTATCAGATTTTCAATGAATTAACATTAGCACCAATGGGAGGGATAGGAACAGGTATAGTACCTGCTGCTACAGTACCAAAAGCGTATTTAGAAATAGATAATTTTGGGAATCTTCCATTTGGTAATTACTTTGTTTTGGTAACAGAAGTTCTAGATAGAACTACTTCACCTATTAAAACTGCATGTAGTGTAGCTAGTCTTAAATTTAAAATAACAGGTTCAGTTACAGCTTTAGAGCTTAAAGCTGAGTCAACTAAAAATGCTAATTGTAATCCAAATCAAGGTATAGTTGTAGCTTTCGCAGAAGGTGGAACTACTTTCGCAGCTGTAGTTGCTGTACCAGCTATACCGGGAGTACCAGCTACACCGGGAGTACCTGCAATTCCGGCGAAACCAGCAATTCCAGCTTCACCAGCGATTCCTTATTTGTATCAAATAGTTGTTGATAATTTACCTTTAGGTGAAGGTACTGAGGATAATAGACCTTCGGAAGCATCTTTTGATATTGATCCACATCCATCAAACACTTTTAATGTTGAAGCAGGAAATTATTTGGTATATGTTCGTGATGCTTATGGTTGTATTACCTCTAAACCAGTTACAGTGGAATTAGACGCTTCACCTGTAATTACTGCTGATATAGATCCAAGTTTATGTACAGCAACTAATGGTAATTATACGATAAATGTAAATATAACTACGCTTGGTGTAGGGCCATATACGTATAGTTTAAATGGAGGTAATTATGTTTCTACTCAAACAGCACCATTATTTACAATATCTAATTTGGGTGCTGGGAAATACAAAATTAAAGTTAAAGACCTAAATGGTTGTATCAGTAATGAAGTTGAATTAGAAATTTTTCAACCGTTAGACCTTAAAGCAAGTTTTACAACGCCACCTGTTTGTGAAAATGCCGATGGTACAATCACAGCAGTTGCTACTTATGGATCAGGTGATTTCGAGTTTATTCTTGTAAATAAAGCGACACCTACTATTAAAGTAACTCAACCAACAGGTATTTTCGAAAATTTAGCTGCCGGAAGTTATACTGTTACTGTTATAGATAAAATTACCACTTGTGATAAATCTGTAGATGTTGATCTTCCTCTTCCTACACTAGTAGTATTAGTAAAAGAAGATATAGTTACAACAGCACCTTATTGTACGAATCCTGTAGGGGTTCCAGCTCAAGGAAACGACAGCAACGGAACAATTAAAGTTAATCTACAAGCCGTTAACAATAATCCGGAGTATAAATATATCCTAACTCCAGTTGCAGACCCAGTAGCAGGACTTAAAACGAACATACATGGTTACTTTGATGGACTAGCTGCGGGAGATTATGACGTTACTGTAAAATCTGGAAGAGGTTGTGCAGAAACGATCAGAGTTAACATTAAAGCGCCAACACCAGTTTCTGCAACAGTTGTTCAGGATGAGTTTAAATGTGATACAAATGTATTAAAAGACATAATCGTTACTATTACTCCAGAAGGAGGAGCAGCTAACGGAGATATCACAAAATATAAATATAGTAAGGATAATAATGTTTGGGTTGATAGCAACACATTCAATGTTATAGATACTGAAGCACCTCAAACAATTACTTATTATGTAAAAGATGCTAATAATTGTGTATTTAGTAAGGAGATTACAATTGCTCCATTCCCTAAATTAACTGCTCCTACGGTTAAGTTAAGTACGACCTTAATAGATTGTGTTAACAAACAGCAAGAAATTGACGTTACTATAAATGGAGGGTCAAATACTCTAGATCCGTTCGAATACCAAGTATATATAAATGGTGTTCTTGATTCAGCACCAAGACAAACGGTAGCTGGAAACACATTTACATACCTAGCTAAAACAGCGGGAGCTACATATCAATTCGAAATTTTTGATATAAAAACGACTTGTAGTATTCTATCTGATATTGTATCTGTTCCATTATTTAATAAAATAGAAGTAGTAGCCTATGCATCTACTCAAGTAGGATGTAAAGGAGAATTTTCAGGACAAATAGCTATTGATATTAGTGGTTATGAAGGAAGTTATAATTACCAAATTCTTGTAGGAGGGGTAGCGAATACCGTTCTTAGCGGATCAGGTCATACGGATGTTAATCCTTTTGTACTTCCTCATTTGTTAGCAGCAGGTACAGACTACACAGTTGTAGTAACAGAAACTGAATTCCCATCGTGTGAGAAGACTTCTAATGTGGTTATTATTACTGAACCAGTTGAGGAATTGAAGCTTATTGAAGTTACAAATATTCCCCAAAATTGTAATACTGCAGGAGCGGTACTAACAGTTAAAACGGTTACTGGTGGAACTCTTGATTATACATACGGATTTGCACCTAGAGGTACTCGTTATGAAGACGTTGTTTTTTCTGAAGTTCCAACTATAATAATTCCTGTAACAAAACTAACGGCTCCACTTGAGCAATGGGATGTTTATGTAAGAGATAAGAATGGTTGTTATGTTTCTAAAATAGAAACTATTAAGGCAGACCCAATTCCATCAAACATTAAAGCTAGAGTAGCTAGTCAGTGTTTTAATCTTTTAGATCCTATAACAAAAGAGTATGTAATAAATGTTACTGCTGATGGAGTTGGACCTTTTGAATATAGTTTAGATGGTTTTAATTTCAAACCGAGTCCATTAACTGTAAAATCGCCAGGAGAGTATACTGTATATGCAAGAGATGCAAACGGATGTAGTGATAACGTAAAAGCAGCATTTACAATCTTGGATCCATTAGGATTATCGGCAGAAATTACAACTTACCCAACTTGTAATGATGATAAAGGAGTAATTACTCTAACTGGAACTGGAGGTACAGTTTCACCAACAACTAGTTACCAATATGCTATTGGTACTGATAGTTTTGATATCAAAAATGTCTTTGGAGGTCTTTCGCCAGGAACACATACATTTTGGATTAAAGACATGATCACAAGTTGTACTACAAGTATCACAAAAGAAATACCTGTAGCAACTGATATTATTATTGCAAAAGCTGATTTAACACCAACTCACGTTTCTTGTAATGGAGGAACAGATGGTACTATTACAGTTGCTTTAAATGCAGGAAATAATAACCCTGATTATAAGTTTAGTTTAGAGGGAGTTAAAGGTCATACAAGAATTGCTCAAGCGAGTCCTTTCTTTAAAGACTTACCAGCAGATACCTATACAATAACAGTTATTTCAGGTAGAGGTTGTAAAGGATCTGCAACAACAGTAGTTGAAGAACCAACAGCTATTAGAATTTCTACTCCAGCTGTAACTCAATTTGCTTGTACTGGAGGTACGAATACGTCTAATACTGCTACAATCGTTGTAACAGCTACAGATGGTACACCAGATAATGGTGATTACAAATATGTATTTATTAAAAATGGTGCTACGACTGCAGACAATATAATTGTTCAATCAGGAAAAGAAAATACGTACACAGAGCTTGGTTTAACAGGTGGTAGCTATACTATAACTGTTTCTGATAAAAATAACTGTTCAGATAGTACTACAGCAACGATTAATCCATTTATGAGTATCGATGATGTTGTTATTACGGTGGTTGATGTAATTACATGTACCAATAACGGTCAGAATATTAAAGTTGTTCCAACTACAACAGGAATTGGAGTAGCACCAGCTTTTGTGTATTCTATCACTGATGAGAATGGTAACAAAAAAACTGATCCAACAGGAACAGGAGTATTTAATGACTTACCAGTAGGACAATATCTTATTACGGTATTTAATCCTGAAACACTTTGTAGTTTACAAAGACCGCATAGCGTAAATGCACCAAATACATTTAGCTTAGTAGCTAGTAATGTTGTTAATATTACGTGTTTTGGTAACGCAGACGGAAGTATTGAATTTACTTTGGTAGATTCTAAACTAACTCCAACTGCTCTACCTAATGGGTTTGATTATGTAATTACTGGGCCAATGGCAACACCAATTACAGCTACAAGTCTAAATCATGGGCCAATTAAAATTGATAATTTGCAAGCAGGTTTATACAAGATAGTGGCTACTTTAAAAGATTCACCATTTTGTCCAGTAGAGGCTGATTTTACAATTGCAGGACCAATTTCTGCATTGGAACTAGATGGGTTTCATACAGATATTACTTGTGAAGCAAATAATAATGGAATCATCACAGCTTGGGCAACAGGTGGTTGGTATGGGACATATGAATTCCAATTGGAGTTAAAAGGAGCTCCTGGAATAGCAGTTGAACCATGGTCATGGACTACGATGCATAATTTTACAGATTTAGGCCCTGGTGATTATGTTGTAAAACTTAGAGATCTTGGTAAATGTGAGGTTTCTAAAGATGTAACGTTAGCAATTCCAAAAGAAATTACCGCTACAATTGTACCAGATAAACTAGAATTAACTTGTTTTGGTGATAATGGTGCTACGATTACAGTAACTGCAACAGGAGGTTCTGGCAAGTATTTATATACTCTAGAAGCTACATATGCAGATGGAGTAGTAACTAAAAACGGACCACAAGATTCTAATGTGTTTACAGGTTTAGATGCAGCAAGTTACAAGGTTTTCGTTTCAGATAATTGGACTTGTGAAGGTATTTCTTCTTCAATAGAAATTAAAGACCCAGCCAAAGTAAAAGCTTCTTACAACATTAAAACAATCGAAGGTTGTGATAGACCGCCTGTAGTTACGCTAAGTGCAACAGGAGGAACAGGACCTTATAAATATGGTACAGATGGAAATAATTTCTCTGGGTCATTTGCGACATCAACAGATATTAAATTACCAGAAACGACTGTTAAAACGGAGTATATATACTACGTACAAGATGCATTAGGTTGTATAAGTGATGTTGTAAGATTTACTTTTTCACCAGTTCCGGAATTAGTTTTCTCTAAAGTTGATTCGGATGATGTTAACTGTAAAGGATCGAGTACAGGTAGTATCACTGTAACTGCAGCAGGTGGTTTAGGGAATTATATTTATACTTTGTTAGATGCAGCTGGAGCAGAAATCAAGCCTGCAGCGATACAAATCAAACCAGGACAATTTGATAACCTTCCGGCAGGAAATTATTTTGTGAGAGTGAATAGTGATGATTGTAAAACTATTTCAGTACCAGTTTCAATTAATGAGCCTACTACAAGTGTTAGCGCAACAGCTGTTCCTACACATGTAACATGTAATAATTCTACTAACGGAAAAATAGTTGTTAATGCAACAGGTGGTACAGGAGCTCTTAGATATGCTATTTCACCAAACTTCAAAGAATTCTTTGAATCTAATGTTTTTGATAATTTACCAGCAGGTGATTACATTATTTTAGTCGAAGACGAAAATGGATGTCCAGTTGTTTCTCCAGTTACAATTGAAGAGCCACCTATTTTAGATTTTAATCTAATAGCAGGTACTATACTACCAGAATTCTGTGTAGATGATAAAAATGGAGCATTCCAAATTAAAATAATTGGAGGTACAGCGCCATACAGAGTAGCTCTAGATGATGAAAAGGGAACTTATGAGCAAATTTTAGGTGATGAGCATACCTTTATAGGTTTAGTGGGAGGTGTACATACTGTTTACATCAAGGATGCAAATGATTGTGGAAGAGATAAAGAAATTGAAACCCCAGAATCAGTTAAACTGGATCCTATAGCTAGTATCAATACGGACTGTGTGGATAATTTCGGTGCTAATTTTGTTACAATTACTGTTGATCAATCAAATACCAATCCGTTGGATTTGAAATATTCTTTAGACCGAACTGCTCCTCAAGCTAGCAACATATTTGTAAATGTTCCTCAGGGTAGTCACACTGTTACTGTATTACATGCTAATGGTTGTGAGAAAACAACAGTACCATTTATTATTGATGAGGTTCAACCATTAACATTAACATTAGCTGATGGTGGATTAAATGAAATTGTTGCTACAGCTACAGGTGGTGGTGGTAACTACCAATACGCACTAGATGGAGAACCTTACGGATCAGTTAATAAATTCATTATTTACAAATCAGGAACTTACACAGTTACTGTAACAGATAAAAATGGATGTACAGCTACAGCAACAAGATATTTTGAATACATCGATGTTTGTATTCCAAATCACTTTACTCCAAATGGAGATGGCATAAACGATACTTGGGCACCAGGATGTACAGTGAATTACAAAGATTTAACATTCGATATTTTTGATAGATACGGTCGTGTAATTTGCAAGTACAAATTGGGTCAAAAATGGGACGGAAGATACAACGGTAACGAATTGCCATCTGGTGATTACTGGTATGTATTGAAGCTTAATGACAAAAAAGATGACAGAGAGTTTGTTGGACATTTCACTCTTTACAGATAACTAATAACAAAATAATTATGTTATCTAAAATTAAAAATACAATGAAAAAAATTATCATATCATTTCTACTTATGGCTGTAACAACAGGTTACAGCCAGGAGTTAAACTTGCCAGTTTTTACGCAGTATCTAGCCGATAACCCATTTGTAGTATCTTCAACATTTGCAGGTATTGGTGACAATTTAAGAATCCGTGCCAATGGTTTAACACAATGGGTAGGTATCAAGGATGCACCAGACAATCAATCGCTTTATGCCGATTTTAGAATTTTAGATCGTTCGGGAGTGGGAATCTCTCTTTACAACGATAAGAATGGTTACACAAGACAAACAGGAGCCAAAATATCATTTGCGCACCACTTGATTCTTGATTATTATTCGAAGCAATACCTATCATTCGGTATTTCGTATAACATCAATAATTTTAAGATTAACATAAACGAGTTTACTCCAACCTACGAGAATCCATTACCGGATCCAAGTATTACCGATAATCGTTTCGTTTCTAATAACAACTTTGATGTAGGGGTTTTATACCGTAATAAAGGGTTTTATTTAAGTCTTAATGCAAGTAACATCCTAAACAAAGAAATTGATAGATTTGACGGTATAGAGCCTAATTTGCTTCGTAATTATCAAATCTATTCAGGTTATGTTTTTAGAGGTGCAGAGAATAACCGAATCGAGTTTGAACCCTCTGTTTACTACCAAATATTTGCAGGAGATAGTCGTTCAAGTACCGATTTCAACTTTAAGTTCAGACAATACAACCGTTACGAAGATTATTATTGGTTAGGAGTTTCTTATCGATTCTTGAATGACCAGTTTTTTCAGCCATTAATGGTTGGTCCAATGGCAGGATTCAAGAAGTCTGATTTTTACTTCGGTTATTCATACCAAGCTTCGCTTAACCGTATTGGATCCTATAATTCGGGAACACATGTTGTAACCATAGGATTCGATTTCCTTCAAGCAATTAGTAATTGTCCATGTACCCAAAATCCGGTTCGTGATTAATAATTAATTTTAGCTATTTTTTTAGATTTGTGTTTTATTTAAAATAATTATCGAATTACAACGTTTTCGTTTATAGAAAGCTGTGTTTTTTATTTTTATCAAATTTATAACTAAGTTAAAAGTTCTATATTTGTTATTCTTTCAAAAAAAAACTAAAAACTTACCTTGATGAAAACTTTAAAAGATTTTGATTTTAAGAATAAAAAAGCAATAATTCGTGTTGATTTTAACGTGCCATTAGACGAAAATTTTAATGTAACAGATGCAACACGTATAGAAGCAGCAAAGCCTACAATAGATGCAATTTTAGCACAAGGCGGTAGCGTGATTTTAATGTCACACTTAGGAAGACCAAAAGGAGTTGAAGAAAAATACTCTTTAAAACATATTTTAAAAACAGCATCAGAGATCTTAGGTGTTCCAGTACAGTTTGCTACAAATTGTGTTGGAGAAGTAGCCAAAGAAGCTGCTGCAAATTTAAAAGCAGGCGAAGTTTTATTACTAGAAAATTTACGTTTTCACGCCGAAGAAGAAGCAGGAGATGTTGCTTTTGCAAAAGAATTAGCATCACTAGGTGATATCTATGTAAACGATGCTTTCGGAACAGCACATAGAGCACACGCTTCGACAACAATAATTGCCCAATTTTTTCCTAACGAAAAATGTTTCGGAACATTATTGGCCAAAGAAATAGAAAGCTTAAATAAAGTACTTAAAAATAGTGAAAAACCAGTTACAGCAGTTCTAGGTGGTTCTAAAGTTTCTTCGAAAATTACAGTTATCGAAAACATTTTAGACAAAGTAGATCATATGATTATTGGTGGAGGAATGACTTTTACCTTCATTAAAGCACAAGGTGGTAAAGTAGGAAATTCTATTTGTGAAGATGACAAATTAGAATTAGCACTTGAAATTTTGAGATTAGCTAAAGAAAAAGGTGTTCAAATTCATATTCCAGTTGATGTTATTGCTGCAGATGATTTCTCAAATACAGCAAACACACAAGTAGTAGATGTATTTGCAATTCCTGATGGATGGCAAGGTCTTGATGCAGGTCCTAAATCATTAGCAAACTTTGAAAAAGTAATCATGGATTCGAAAACAATCTTATGGAATGGTCCATTAGGAGTTTTTGAAATGGAATCTTTTGCCAAAGGAACAATTGCTTTAGGTGATTATATC
This region includes:
- a CDS encoding PorP/SprF family type IX secretion system membrane protein, with protein sequence MKKIIISFLLMAVTTGYSQELNLPVFTQYLADNPFVVSSTFAGIGDNLRIRANGLTQWVGIKDAPDNQSLYADFRILDRSGVGISLYNDKNGYTRQTGAKISFAHHLILDYYSKQYLSFGISYNINNFKININEFTPTYENPLPDPSITDNRFVSNNNFDVGVLYRNKGFYLSLNASNILNKEIDRFDGIEPNLLRNYQIYSGYVFRGAENNRIEFEPSVYYQIFAGDSRSSTDFNFKFRQYNRYEDYYWLGVSYRFLNDQFFQPLMVGPMAGFKKSDFYFGYSYQASLNRIGSYNSGTHVVTIGFDFLQAISNCPCTQNPVRD
- a CDS encoding phosphoglycerate kinase translates to MKTLKDFDFKNKKAIIRVDFNVPLDENFNVTDATRIEAAKPTIDAILAQGGSVILMSHLGRPKGVEEKYSLKHILKTASEILGVPVQFATNCVGEVAKEAAANLKAGEVLLLENLRFHAEEEAGDVAFAKELASLGDIYVNDAFGTAHRAHASTTIIAQFFPNEKCFGTLLAKEIESLNKVLKNSEKPVTAVLGGSKVSSKITVIENILDKVDHMIIGGGMTFTFIKAQGGKVGNSICEDDKLELALEILRLAKEKGVQIHIPVDVIAADDFSNTANTQVVDVFAIPDGWQGLDAGPKSLANFEKVIMDSKTILWNGPLGVFEMESFAKGTIALGDYIAASTANGAFSLVGGGDSVAAVKQFGFEEKMSYVSTGGGAMLEMLEGKVLPGIAAILD